From Planctomycetota bacterium, one genomic window encodes:
- a CDS encoding tetratricopeptide repeat protein → MTAALLVLLLVHEDLELQIAELTRRMEREGASAELYYRRAELHRFHEDWPAARADYDRAERLDPGLAEVDLGRGRMWLGAGSPDRAEAALVRFLSRRPDHAGALLERARARRALGRPAEAARDYTRALARLPDPKPDFFLERARAQEEAGDLAGALAGLEEGMKRLGRIVTLESAALELEIASGRLDEALARLERLAAGTPRPEPWLVRRGEVLRRAGRAAEAEAAFRAALAALETLPPARRAVKSVRDLEARARAGLSGKDP, encoded by the coding sequence GTGACGGCGGCGCTCCTGGTCTTGCTCCTGGTTCACGAAGACCTCGAGCTGCAGATCGCCGAGCTGACGCGGCGGATGGAGCGGGAGGGCGCCTCGGCCGAGCTTTACTACCGGCGGGCGGAGCTTCACCGGTTTCACGAGGATTGGCCGGCCGCCCGGGCGGATTACGACCGCGCCGAGCGGCTGGATCCGGGCTTGGCCGAGGTGGATCTCGGACGGGGCCGGATGTGGCTGGGAGCCGGAAGCCCCGACCGCGCGGAGGCCGCGCTCGTGCGGTTTCTTTCCCGCCGCCCCGACCACGCGGGGGCGCTCCTGGAGCGGGCGCGGGCCCGCCGGGCGCTCGGCCGTCCCGCGGAGGCCGCCCGCGACTACACGCGCGCGCTCGCGCGGCTGCCGGATCCCAAGCCGGATTTTTTCCTCGAGCGCGCCCGCGCCCAGGAGGAGGCCGGCGACCTCGCCGGCGCGCTGGCCGGCTTGGAGGAGGGGATGAAGCGGCTGGGACGGATCGTCACCCTGGAATCGGCGGCGCTGGAGCTTGAGATCGCCTCCGGGCGCCTGGACGAGGCGCTTGCGCGGCTGGAGCGGCTGGCGGCGGGCACGCCCCGGCCGGAGCCGTGGCTCGTCCGGCGCGGAGAGGTGCTCCGCCGCGCCGGGCGCGCGGCCGAGGCCGAGGCCGCCTTCCGGGCGGCGCTGGCGGCCCTGGAGACCCTGCCCCCCGCGCGCCGCGCCGTCAAGAGCGTCCGGGACCTCGAAGCCCGCGCCCGCGCGGGCCTGAGCGGGAAGGATCCGTAG